The genomic segment aaataGCTGATCTATGaaattttggtcgcgttatttAAAACCCATCCGAAAGATCACAGTTCACAgccaacattgaattgacacaatccgaccaattgacgtaggtccgtcaactgcctatgaatcaatttcttcggtgGTACATTGTACGTACGGTACGCACAACGCATAAATACTGTTGTCATCCTAGCTACTAAGCTCAAAAACTATGCACGAACTATGCAAGTGTAGAGCACATTTTGCATTAGCTATTCTTCGCATGCACAATAATTCTCATAAAGGCGAGACCGCAATAAATGGACACGAACGACGCGAAAATTTAcgttccatagaactgacgtttgttGAACGTCTGATTCACGTTTGTAAAACGAAAGTCGCGTAGTCTCACCTTAATCTCGAGCAGACATAATCAGTTTAAAAGCACCTTTTAACGTTCgtgacaactttttaaaaactaacaatttatttaaaatatattatattcgattatataaacaaatatattacTTCATACTTCATAGAAACTACAACATAATTATTCGATCGTGTAAGgaactaatgttataaattggACAAAATAGACAATTACAATAATGACAATAATCACTACATCAACGTGATTTTCGTCTAATCGATAATTACAAGTATTAAACACTGGGAGTACCTACGCTCATAACTCttaggtaataaaatatgtatagcaataaatattttttaacaacaaaacatAGGAACTACATATAACACAAAATTGcaggtaagtaattaaaaaataaaatgcagtattatttaaaatgcaatATTTAGGCACGTTATACTTTTAACCAATTTATTGAGGAAATAAAATGAACACCAACGAAATGCAACTATATCAAAAAGGTACGTTAGTTTTTTATCATAGTTTGTACTATTTCAAAGCCATTTTGTTGcagttatgaaaataatattgaaattatcAGTTCTTTGGAtgcttttaatataaattaaaattaaccaTTATACTAGCCACACACATAACAATATATCTGATTGGTTTGCCGTACAGAATCAGCTGATAGGtaaggtaaataatataatatacttcaatttaaaatttatgtgACGAAAAAGAAATCTGTACTTTTGTAACTCTTTGGTTTACTACTAAAACTCAAACTTACATGCTTTGTCTAggtgtaagtacttaattgaaagcatccatccatactaatattataaaagcgaaagtgtgtctgtctgtctgttacctctccaagctcaaaccgctgaaccgattaccccggaaaatgtacggttaccgcgcgataaacgagttttggcgtgacggagttgcgggcgtcgtctagtaattaataaaggtGTGCACACACAAATCGTAGGCCACATTTGGCACTTCGTTTAGTAGAATGTAGTGAGAACTGGTAGcatacaattttaaataaaggCCACAATTTAGCTTTCACCTAAGTATTTTCAGGATATGTCGGAAGCGATAAGTTTTATCACACATTTAGGCACTTCAGTTATCAAAGCAACAAACATTTATAAAGAAGCCGCGATTTTGTCGGCTTATTTATTTGCCTTTGCTTTTTAATCACGTTTAGGTTACAAAATCAACAAGTCAGtatcgataaaataataaatacaaacatttttttatatttagaaataaaagtaatattatagtataatgaACAATCGTATTTAAAATAGGAATTCGATTGGGTATAATAAATATAGACTTAGGgtaggttgcaccaacttacttaagctataactttaaccagaacaaaatgtcaaataaattgtcaaatccctagtaaaagtccataatggacgccatatttgacgataaccttaaccttaactataactacgcctctggtgcaacccacccttcaTTTGACaatttgttatagttaaagtaagttggtgcaacccaccctaaagcaAGCAACTTGCAAGAATATAGGATACTTAGATTTAAATTAActctaataaataaaacttaacaCTTTAACCACACAAATATTGGCATTTacgataaataaacaaaattacgcCTTTGcgttgcgtttttttttttgttagtgtGACCCcagcattataatttataagctcCATATTTgaatttatctataaaaatacaaaaaatactacttatatctatattattcgaaaattaataataatctaatagACATAAATGAGAAAATATTCTATCTAAATGTTTAATGAAAGATTTGGTTCATAGATAGGTAGATAGGTAGttacatttaattaattaagtattattattggtGAAATAAGATATTCACAAATTAAATTTCATTGTATAAGATGAACTTGAGAACTGTACACTAATAAAAGTTATAGGTTTGAACCTCAAAACAAACATGTTTTAACATGAAATCGTTTACTAGAAcacttttttatgtaaaaatattcacaataataatttatattctggTAGAATATTGTTTTCACCGCTCCATTGATAAACCCTGACATTTTTGGTTAAGATATCgttttactaaatattatgttagtaacggtGTTTTTAACCTATCTAAATGACGTTTTAGTAGATTATTTACAAATGAATTGTTTTTAAACAACGTAGGAACTTGAATGAGTACAAAACTATTCTATATCACTTTGGGTGATATGTGCTTATTTGCAAACGAGGCGGAAAAACTTCGTAAAAATATCGGATTATGGCAAAATATGCGTATTGTACTTTATGGCGCTATTACTATTAGAATTATTGAAACGTTTATTTGTCTTACTTACATTAGCAGATCCAACTAAAACTTTAGgagttactataatataattagtaattacttttGATCCGAATAGCAACGGTGTAGCCAGAGTTTCATAGgatatttgaaatattataagtagagcattaattatttaaataacaataccAATCAACCCCCACAAGGACACCCgcgaccgcgacaacaatagaataacaatagatttccaataaTCTGCGATCGAGGGATTAAATACAGTTTTAATCCCTCCCCGAAATCAAAACTCGGTTACGCTTGACATACTAACGGTATATTTATAATGGAGGAAAatcatatataataatatagcaagCAGAATGTTTGATAAGTTTACTGTTTAACCTCGATATATTGTTCACTATGTACCCAGTGCACCACATAGCCACATGTGATATATGCCAACGatacacaataattatactgGGGCGTCGATAACAAAATACATATACATTCTATATAAATTTACATAACAGTATGACGTGCGgtaaaagataaaatattaagtatatgtattattaaaattagccAATTAGATATCACTATTACATCAAGTATGTTTTATGCTATATTGATTTCATCTGGGTCAGATTTCGTCTAAACAGTTTGATTGATTAAGATTTCGCCTGAAGTCACTCACAGATAAGAACATATTCATGCCACtgataacttttatattataggatatataatatgatatctgataaaatagaataacaaataacttaaatgttaatagGAGATTCTGCGATATACTTAATTTTTTCAGTTGAGGCGTCCGTGTTGTCTGGTTAAGAATATTTCTTGTATTTCTTTTTGCACTTCCGCATATTGTCATTAAATTGGTATTCGAGTTCCTGGaatgaaaaaaagtttttgaatgTCGCATAATGCGTCTCGAGTAAATCtgcagaaattttgaaaaatagtgtagtaaaaaattatgtatgATTCAAGGTGGTGTAATATTTTAGGTTGCCTTGGACTACAGCTAgttattcaataaaacaaaactaaattacctgtcataatttttttcttaggaGGCTTCTACCGTTTCTTCTGGAACCTAATAGCGAACATCAAGCTAGCACCGACTATAGGCGAAATACCCGCAAGGACGAAAGGTAAAGTGAAGTCATGTGTCATGGTAAAGATTTGGGCCGCGATGGGGGGACCTATGGACAGCGGGACGGCGGCCAGGCCGAGCATACCGCCTATAGCCTGAGCGGCGTAAGCGCTGCCACAGAACTGAATGGCGATCGGGCCAATCAGGGATATAAAAGCACCGTCGAACAATCCCATGCACAAACTGATAACGATCAGGAGTGCGAAGTTGCTGACGAACGGCAGCAGGATAGTGAAGCAGCCGATGCAGTAGAAGGAGATCTGCTGCAACATCACTCTGTCGATGCCGTTCCGGTCCCCCAGGAAGCCGAACACCAGCCTACCCACCCCGGACGCGGCGCCGATACACTGAATCGCTATATTGTCGTTCTTACCGGGGAAGTTCAAGTTCATGAATTGTTTCAACTTGACGTACGGAACGAAGTAGCCGAACAACGCGACGGGCATCGACAGAGCCCAGTATCTGTACTTTTTGACCTTCCAGATGTGAATATCGAAAACCTTTTTCACGAGCGATTTCAAATCTTTCGTGTCCGTCGATTTATCTATGACGACAACCGGGATGGGTTTATACAGGAGGCCGCAGAGGGCGATACCGAAGGTGATGACGGCCAGCACCCTGAACAGACCTTCCAGGCCGTAGTTTCTCACCGCGAAGTCCATCAGAGGAGGGATGATGACGGTGAAGACGGAGCTACCTATGGTGACGATACCGTTCACGAGACCTAAACGCCGTTTGAAATAGTGCCCTAGAATGGCCAAGGAGGGCGTGTAGGCAAGAGAGGCGCCCAGTCCGTAGAGGAAACCGTAGGTCAAACACAGAGCATCGACATAATTGACTACGAAAGACGAAATTAGTAAGCTGGCGGCTGCCACGCTGCCTCCCAGGACCGCGGTCATTCTGAGGCCTATGATCGCCGTTAGCACTCCAGAAAGCGGCGACAGCAGGAATGTCGTTCCCATAGTCAAGGATCCAACCAGAGCTGAAACAAACAGATGAAATTAATTCCTATATAGAACCAATTAACACCCTGAAAATAGTAATTGACAGGgtttaactaaaataatattctatgaCTATGTATTCTATGGCCATGGCTTTAATGACGGGAAATTTAACACTGGCAAATTGATGactattttatcaaaatatactaaatGGCCCGGTCCACTttgtatcactttcctcctaatTTTTTTACCCTGGGACTTAGCAGGATAATGTCGACCTAGTTAGACCTAGGAAGTTGTTTGCTTCTATAGCTCCCTGGACCCTGCATACCTACTCATGAATAATTCATTCcatttattttcattacttaTTCAACCATTCAACCAAACACCATCTTGTGGCTCTGATTATTCTTGGTTGACGACTGACGTACGAAATTAAAAGATTTCAATTTCTTTTAATGCGACAGAGACTGTGACCCAATCAATCAAATGCTGAGCCACCATAATCGATTAGACTGGCCATTACATTAAAATTGAATTTCTTTAACGAGCGATGGTCAAAGTCATTGCAATGATTGCGCATCAGACGCAAAACCATATTGTAATGAAATTGATACAATAGTATAGATTGATATCGTCTGCTACGCTGAGCACGTGCTCAAATGACTGGCGCCAGTCACTCGCCAGATAAAGAATTGACAAGCGAACACTCCATTTACGCTGGGACTCGAACGAATACTATGTTTAAAATTAGAAGCAAAAGAGTATGTGCACATTGGATGTCCTAAAGTGCGCTTCGGTAGGAAGGACAAGGAACCGAAAAAGCGCGCTTGCTAGTATTTATACTACAACTCTCGGTTTTCAAAATGTGCGTCAGCAAAACGCCAACCAATGTTTAAGGGTATATtcataataggcatgatgactatttttttttcttatcggtaattgaaagacactcaaaaaatagaaacatcgttgaaagaatgactctgatagcttaaaaattcaccaagatatgacaattaatatatctcataaaaaagacctgcccgaaacacTCCATataaagtgctacgaaagtatgacgtcagtatttcgtagtttgtacgcatcgggagacaactttgttcgacaggtatgttaaatattgcgtttatgaaagtggtttcataacaaaagttgcttttaattgcataagttatcgaattgtatacaaatattaagaaatttaattgaaaaaaaattcgacttgaatatccaactttgaaggcgcataacaaaaaaaatacaaatgctatcaagctgaaattttgggaacagttattttttaccgtgatatctttattttattaacaaaattcgctaatctttgaccttgtcatcatccctattcagaTGACAAGCGCTCAACGCGCGTTATGCTAACGCGGGCGTGGGcggtctgaaatctgaataaaatattatgtaattgcaATTACGCGTTTAGCCTCTGTCATCTGAACGTACCCTTTAGAATACAATATCTTTACTTCTATTTTTAAAGCTCCacgcaatgatataataataaaaaactcaaaggctCCACGAATATTTTTTACCTGAAATGCTAATATGTTGTATTAATACAGCTCTAAAAACCGTATTTAATGTGATACATGTAACACGTGATAGATAAACTATTGTTCCAAGACGCGCGTTTTAAAATCGTGTACCAGGTCTTTGTaactgtgcactgtgcagtAGAATAGGTGTACAATATCAGAATGTAAACAAAGCCGACTCATGCAATTTAAATCAGGCGTGCATCACACATTCAAATGCGAATAGAAATAAACAATACCACACGGTAACATTTAGcccataataatatcttaacaaAAGTAACCTAAAGCTAAGTCTCTGCAAAAGGCTTTTACCAAGCGAGTGGAAATCTTTGCATAAAGGCCTTGCCAGGTGTTCGTTTagcaacattaaaaaataaaatatttgctaaAAGCCCTACCAATGATCTTTAGGAGCTACCATTAGTTAAAACCATAGCTAGTTAAAACAGTTTGCAATGGTAGAAAATCAAGAAATCTTAAAGTTCCTACTAAGTGTTACGCGTAGGATATAATAGAAACAACCAACCAAATGGTTAAAAATTACCATCGAATGTTTTGCAATGGTAGAAAATAGCCGAACTCTTTAAGAATCGCCGTTAAAACTATAGTTAAATATTCTAAAGCTGAATGTATCATCGTCACAAGCACAACACCCTCgattcattaaaattttacaactcTGACCTACATACGCACGTGGGCTAATGacactatccatactaatctaactcaaaggtgactgactgacgtggtgatctatcaacgcacagcctaaaccactggaccgatcgggctgaaatttggcatgcaggtagatgatatgacgtaggcatcggctaagaaaggattttgatcaattctacctccaaggggttaaaatagggcatgaaagtttgtatataataatgcttcttaacgcgagcgaagccgcgggcaaaagctcgtgatattataaatgcgaaagtgtgtctgtctgtctctgtgtgAGGTAACACAGAGACAactcttcactcccaaaccactgaaccgattttgctgaaattcggtatgcagATACAGAatcgagtcccgagaaaggatactttttgtctcggaagaATGtaggttcccacgcgataaactaactTTCAGCGCAAcgattatacttataataattataataatgtattatcataatctatactaatattataaagcgaaagagtttggttgtttgtttgtttgaacgcgcaaatctcaggaaccactggtccgatttgaaaaaaattttagtgttagatagcccatttatcgacaaAGGCtgtagactatattttatcacgctaagactaatagaagcgaagaaatagaggaaaatgtggataaaacggggtaaattatatatggatcaatttttatgttacttggcaaacatgaagaatagaccacgtgaagggacataggcaatttttttcgGATCTACGGTTGCATTAAATTCccaaattacgcgggcgaagccgtgcggaacagctagaattgtaataattaataaaagtagGAGATCAAAAAATGATACATAGAAatgaagtttatttttaatgactctgtaaattataatatcttaatcGAGCTTAATCAAGACAATagaaaattaaagatttttattaaaagcttttatttaacttgatctgtatgtatgtaagtattgttcgggtgaaattttgaaactcaattttgaagtagatatatttaaccgatcgagctgaaattttgcatgcacgtttagtttggatgacaatacatgatattgtatgtgacatcactctaaatccaatatggccgaccatccaagatggcgaactagttattttctatgcagttctacaatatggatattaaatgaaaaggCTCTttaaaacgaatgtaatgtcattctacatccaatatggcggctcatccaagataggggaaattgaggttataagttaatagttaaacatttgagagagaaaattatttttagagtgtttaaataaaagcttttttcaaaaagttttttgattattaattgTATACTTACTTCAAAAGTCGGATGTCAGAGACTTTAATTCTAACCACTTGCACTAGTCTAATAAATTTCCTAACTGCTCACCAGTTGTTTCGTTGTTTACGACTtcataataatgtttttttttttatgaaataagggggcaaacgagcaaacgggtcacctgatggaaagcaacttccgtcgcccatggacactcgcagcatcagaagagctgcaggtgcgttgccggcctttgagagggaatagggtaataggggagggtagggatgggaagggaataggggagggtgggaaggggacagggtagcctcactcactcggcgaaacacagtgcaagcgctgtttcacgccggttttatgtgagaacgtggtatttctccggtcgagccggcccattcgtgccgaagcatgtttctcccacgtataaaatgtattctattttaatttttaatataactGCGTATTATAACACAtattgtacaatattatgtgcatCGCAAGTGCGCAGTACGGAAATTGCATCGGCCGTTGGCAACATAAAAATCCTTATCTTTTAATGAAGGACACGCTAAAATACCACCATGGAATGATACGATACAGGGCCAGGGTTGCCAACTTTTCCAGCCGCTAGAACCGGACAGCtgctagtaaaaaaaaaaacaataaaagtactACTCTgccgtggtataacaaaaatgccgttaagtgacatttggtcgattttcaggttttgactgtacatgaataagaaaaaaattctctATCGACCTACATAAGCGGTTTTTTGATATGTTGAATAGTTtcggaaataatattaatgaaaatgcCGTTATATTACCCTTTTTTGCGCATGTAATACGCTTAAATGACGTTAAGTCATATTGGGAGTCAATATAGCCGCTAATGTTCattaacttgtatttttattatactctttTCTTGTGATTGTTTCACTAGATTGCCGTTATACGATATTTTGTACACTGTAAAGTGATTAAAGtactttaactattttattgtaactCTTTTTTAATGCAGGATTTTAAGTTTGCTAAACAATAATGccgtaaagtgaaaaaaatagacTTAAATGTGACTAACGAGTCTTAACGGCATTATAGCTTAGCATttagtacatttatatttttactcaatGAACGCTACGAGCCAGTAACGGcatttataaagtaaaataaaacatgttttaaattaaatattagatttaagtgTCGCTATCTCACAATAATACGCTATAATGCCGTTAAATAATCTCGCCCGGTGAGATCCTAGTTCCGCGGTCAGGGGTCAGGGGTGAAATCAGTATTCAGATTTCAGTGCGTCGCAGGCGCTTACCGAATGCgcttacgtaattaagaattaaaattccctatctcaaaaaacaaacttgcagtattcctaataataataataaactaagttgaacaatacctactagaataaaaaaagtatcactaaaatcggacttgtggttccggagatatgcgtgcacaaacataaaaacatacatacatacatacctacatacatacatacacttttaaaatttggcacatcTGTTCAGAAGCTGTCAtagattgatataatattttatattatacaaaaactgggcagttctggaaatattacatacatgtacattgtacgcgtcgaattgataacctccttttttgaagtcggttaaaaatataattttatgttaaaaataacatttgacttgatttgtattttgtagtttcattaagttttattttatttagttgggTGTTTTTATTTGAGACACAAAGACTTAAAAACGGCCGTCTTAAGAGCATGcaataataggcatgatgacaattttttttcttatcggtagttgaaagacacttaaaaaatagaaacatcgttgaaagaatgactctgatagcttaaaaattcaccaagatatgacaattcaaatatttcataaaaaagacctgcccgaaacgcttcatacaaagtgctacgaaagtatgacgtcagtctttcgtagtttgtacgcatcgggaggcaactttgttcgacaggtatattaaatattgcgtttatgaaagtgatttcataacaaaagttgcttttaattgcataagttatcgaattgtatacaaatattaagaaatttaattgaaaaaagattcgacttgaatatccaactttgaaggcgcataacaaaaaaaaaaaatacaaatgctatcaagatgaaattttgagaacacttattttttaccgtgatttctttatttcattaccaaaattcgctaatctttgaccttgtcatcatccctattataatattattatgtagaaatgTTATCGTGCCTCTTACCCACCTAATTAATGTGATATTTGTATTAAGTACACTGAGCTAAACGTCCATACAAATCAGTTGTAagtataatcccaccaaaacattcaatgtaaaaaggagccaagcaaaatattgcatagccatgcaatatatttatcgtaaaaagttttcagatcacattcaagtcaAGCCTTccacttattttgtaatttaaaccaacattaagtgaatttatcaatagttttctttattttataattattatagtggctcggcaattacggtacagaaccctatgtacgccagtccgactcgcacttggccagtttcataatttttcctttcactgTGGATAACGACCAACCTtattaccaaatttcaaggttctaagtctgcaaATCTAagtcatcaaaattctaaggtacttctaccttagaattttgatgatctgtcagacagtgtgtgacaaaatgtagtaaattcgatcatccgtaactaattattaaactattatcgaaatgttatgtaatttggaggttaagctagttttaatacttgctcctagtcaccgaaattctaaatccctagctttgttaacatcgaagataaagagggtgtgaaaaagccgcgaactgcttcgagaaaagtatgctacggccgtgcctttgataaaaagcttggctggagcactgccatGCTCCCAGATATACTATAGAGCTATCTAAGATGCTCAATGGGTGGGTGGAtgggttttaatttattacaaaataaaaaataatctatatatataaaagaaagtgttGTTAGTTACActacttataactcaagaacggatgaaccgatttggctgaaaattggtgGAGAGGTAGCTTAGAAccaggagacggacataggatactttttacaactagctgtcccggcaacgttgttttgccttataaagtatttcacaattcgcccatattattttattgaagtgactaaataagtatggcaccgtGGCAACGTCcaacgctatcccgtcgcacaaacaatggtcagtcgcgagttgtaataatttactattatttattgaacaaatgcacttatcaatataaaaagtagccagtagccgattctcagacctactgaatatgcagcACATagataataatcggccaagtgcgagtcggaatacattttggataatgtaatatatgttagaaaaaatataagtaaatttaaagttaaaagtgacattcactctaggaatactagaaataagcacaagctagatatgccggtgatcagacttagtaaagtcagtaaatcttttaaaggtcaatgtatacgcctttacaacaaaatcccagaaaacgttcaaaatctttccattaataaatttaataagtagttaaataacttttgtgtgccaaagcctattataaggtcaatgatttcataaacgatggcacaccttgggagtaggatggcttcttgcaaggctacttcttcattattataggacttacaatatgtggatattgtatataataattacttacaaaattgtaaactttattttaaaagattaatttttttctcactttttttggtaaaaaagtgggccccgtgcgagtttcttacgccggttcttctcgccgggttagttcccaaaccggtggtaggcatcatgtaggacattctgaaaacatttatttt from the Aricia agestis chromosome 14, ilAriAges1.1, whole genome shotgun sequence genome contains:
- the LOC121733505 gene encoding monocarboxylate transporter 10, coding for MRETIPMEDNELLEANRTSNGVKAEINGKATSSYSHEPPDGGIRAYSIIIGSFLTNGLLFGVINSYSVIGDELSKRLLVQNVTNYDTRSALVGSLTMGTTFLLSPLSGVLTAIIGLRMTAVLGGSVAAASLLISSFVVNYVDALCLTYGFLYGLGASLAYTPSLAILGHYFKRRLGLVNGIVTIGSSVFTVIIPPLMDFAVRNYGLEGLFRVLAVITFGIALCGLLYKPIPVVVIDKSTDTKDLKSLVKKVFDIHIWKVKKYRYWALSMPVALFGYFVPYVKLKQFMNLNFPGKNDNIAIQCIGAASGVGRLVFGFLGDRNGIDRVMLQQISFYCIGCFTILLPFVSNFALLIVISLCMGLFDGAFISLIGPIAIQFCGSAYAAQAIGGMLGLAAVPLSIGPPIAAQIFTMTHDFTLPFVLAGISPIVGASLMFAIRFQKKR